A section of the Bacillus sp. HSf4 genome encodes:
- a CDS encoding polyprenyl synthetase family protein, which produces MNHFIDDDIPNPDLNQTLRSFVDAKDQLPFAELVFYHYFSFGGTDTKAAETLAAGIELLILSFDIFDDLEDEDSFDAPWMKANRSIALNAATALYTLSIKVISSVSNDPLFVHKLMEYVLQSSQGQHDDLSDKPATEEECLDMIQRKSGSLIVIPCVLGTVLATGEFNPTVEEYAYQLGIAFQIENDFKALFYDSKSDIAKKKRTLAYLYLSRKFNQASIDLLKIFEYKDKIADIEIKCYKEKLKEAGVTQYMYVMNQLAIQKFKKGIEKLELGEKEKKKLVSLILNKFERED; this is translated from the coding sequence ATGAATCATTTTATAGACGATGACATTCCCAATCCCGACTTAAATCAGACTTTACGCTCCTTTGTAGATGCAAAGGACCAGTTGCCTTTCGCCGAGCTTGTTTTTTACCATTACTTTAGTTTCGGCGGCACGGACACCAAAGCGGCAGAAACGCTCGCAGCCGGAATTGAACTGCTGATCCTTTCTTTTGATATTTTCGATGATTTGGAGGATGAAGACAGCTTTGACGCACCTTGGATGAAGGCGAACCGCTCAATCGCCCTGAACGCGGCGACGGCTCTTTACACCCTCAGCATCAAAGTAATCAGTTCTGTTTCAAATGATCCTTTGTTTGTGCATAAGCTGATGGAATATGTATTGCAATCATCGCAAGGACAGCATGACGATCTTAGTGATAAGCCCGCCACTGAAGAAGAATGTCTTGATATGATCCAGAGAAAATCTGGTTCGCTAATTGTTATACCATGCGTTTTGGGGACGGTTCTAGCCACAGGAGAATTCAATCCAACAGTTGAAGAATACGCCTATCAGCTCGGGATCGCCTTTCAAATCGAAAACGATTTTAAGGCCCTTTTTTATGATTCAAAAAGCGACATCGCTAAAAAGAAAAGAACGCTCGCATACTTATATTTGTCACGAAAATTTAATCAAGCTTCAATTGATTTGTTAAAAATATTTGAATACAAGGATAAAATTGCCGATATAGAAATAAAATGCTATAAAGAGAAATTGAAAGAAGCAGGCGTCACCCAATATATGTATGTCATGAACCAGCTTGCTATTCAGAAGTTTAAAAAAGGAATCGAAAAGTTGGAACTGGGAGAGAAAGAGAAGAAAAAACTGGTTTCTTTGATTTTAAATAAGTTTGAAAGGGAGGATTAA
- the degQ gene encoding degradation enzyme regulation protein DegQ, producing the protein MEKQQIEELKQLLWRLENEIRETKDSLRKINKSIDQYDKYTYLKSS; encoded by the coding sequence GTGGAAAAGCAACAAATTGAAGAATTAAAGCAATTGCTTTGGCGGCTGGAAAATGAAATCAGAGAAACAAAGGACTCCTTGCGCAAGATTAACAAAAGCATTGATCAATACGACAAATACACATATTTGAAATCCTCTTAA
- a CDS encoding HDOD domain-containing protein, translated as MRVFVARQPIFNRKEQVVAYELLYRGSEENFYSGIDGDQATTELMINSFLNIGIDKLTEGKKYYVNFTEGLLASGLPTYFDPDRLVVEILEDVPITVELIQKCRELKRLGYTIALDDVCLKRFVTCDLLHQLLESVDILKVDFFKTTQQERRSILQSCRAHRLMFLAEKVETRKEYEQAAKDGFHLFQGYFFSEPIVIDGHDITYHFHAYYELLHELSEDQPDIEKVTNIIERDLSLSYQLLRLLNSPANRPTQKIKSIRQAIVLLGFKEIKRWIFILSFKDLTKKQNSSKNEVVKISLIRAKLCELLAKKTRRSQPSAYLLTGMFSFIDTLLHKELKEVVNELPLTEEVGQALLGTENDYLKILRLAKSIERNEWNDAAESEGITKEDAYRCYLEAIDWCHKIL; from the coding sequence ATGAGGGTATTTGTTGCCAGACAGCCAATCTTTAACCGAAAAGAGCAAGTTGTCGCATATGAGCTTTTATACAGAGGAAGTGAAGAGAACTTTTACTCTGGTATAGATGGTGACCAAGCGACGACGGAATTAATGATTAACAGCTTTTTAAATATAGGAATCGATAAGTTAACTGAGGGCAAAAAGTATTACGTGAATTTTACAGAGGGTCTTTTGGCATCAGGTTTGCCGACTTATTTTGATCCGGACCGGCTGGTAGTCGAAATTCTTGAAGATGTGCCGATCACCGTTGAATTGATTCAAAAATGCAGGGAATTGAAAAGACTCGGCTATACGATCGCCTTGGATGATGTTTGTTTAAAGCGCTTCGTCACTTGCGATTTGCTTCACCAGCTTTTGGAGTCCGTCGATATTTTGAAGGTCGATTTTTTCAAAACGACGCAGCAGGAAAGGCGGAGCATTTTGCAGTCGTGCCGGGCTCACCGCTTGATGTTTCTCGCCGAGAAAGTGGAGACGAGAAAAGAGTATGAACAGGCGGCAAAAGATGGATTTCATCTGTTTCAGGGCTATTTCTTCAGCGAACCGATTGTCATTGACGGCCACGATATTACATACCATTTTCATGCCTATTACGAATTGCTTCACGAGCTGAGTGAAGATCAGCCTGATATTGAAAAGGTCACGAATATCATTGAGCGGGATTTGTCGCTTTCTTATCAGCTGCTGAGGCTTTTGAATTCTCCCGCCAACAGGCCGACGCAAAAAATCAAAAGCATCCGCCAGGCGATCGTGCTGCTTGGGTTTAAAGAAATTAAAAGATGGATCTTCATCCTCTCTTTTAAAGATTTAACGAAGAAGCAAAATTCCAGCAAAAACGAAGTGGTTAAAATATCGCTGATCCGTGCCAAGCTGTGTGAACTGCTGGCGAAAAAAACACGCCGCTCCCAGCCGTCAGCCTATTTGCTGACAGGCATGTTCTCATTTATTGACACGCTGCTGCATAAAGAGCTGAAAGAAGTCGTCAATGAACTGCCGCTGACAGAGGAAGTAGGTCAAGCTTTGCTCGGCACAGAAAACGATTACCTGAAAATCTTAAGGCTTGCGAAGTCGATCGAACGAAATGAATGGAATGATGCAGCTGAATCAGAAGGCATCACAAAAGAGGACGCATATCGATGCTACCTTGAAGCCATTGACTGGTGCCATAAGATCTTGTAA
- the comX gene encoding competence pheromone ComX has translation MQEIVSYLIQHPEVLEQIIKGNASLIGLDQDQILSIVEGFKEWESIGRRVPVWG, from the coding sequence GTGCAGGAGATTGTAAGTTATTTAATCCAACATCCAGAGGTTTTAGAACAGATTATTAAGGGAAATGCCAGCTTGATTGGACTAGATCAAGATCAAATACTAAGTATAGTAGAAGGTTTTAAAGAATGGGAATCTATTGGAAGAAGAGTTCCTGTTTGGGGATAA
- a CDS encoding ATP-binding protein yields the protein MKFSLKLISVALVAISFIYTVFVVFLCYNNMFVGAYLEYNSKNQLVVEYVEKDSLADYTGLQSGDIILEVNNEKPSTNEPKKSILSDVRSLSIERNGEIITTDTRETIISYDILFTVLIPVVFYLLCMLCVFLILKSNKTKKQTSSFLLILFLLVISIAYVSIGGVSRGDKFSRYLNLLTFLSIPASYYHFILQYFKEVGEKFFSNKMLLLYILPILNIVIEILYDLFGILEEPITYINLFSFFIGIALVYAVIIYGLIKYKHNEQIYFLKMLMLGNFFGVFPFVVFFVIPILLIGDYIYSAAVVAPCILIIPFSLVYQFISNKIYDVEFLVGRLKYYGLLAIIPTIILISSIKLMKYQTGDYYDLRLAVYIYLLMLGVFYLKEILDYRFRLKRFSEKFNYQDSIFKFTQTIRSFTSLNQVLLELKQTILDVLVVSQAHVLRVKNNGSISLLEGETEEYPWIPYEKEVAKVITEIGKIVEVDRGFLIKIGERGGTSYVMLCLSVLNTPRLTRDEISWLETLAFYTSVSLENVLKIGELMEHLENVKQEGPNPAWLNKLMFAIEEKQRSDLARDLHDSVLQDMISLKHQGEMFLADFEKDKVCTNQIRQRLINMNEQMSTVIQTTRETCQELRPQLLYDLGLVKALSKLAAQHRESSAIEKIRLNTEKFTKVLDLDTQLNLYRIVQELLSNAVKHSKATEVLIMLVCIKEKVVLHYEDNGIGVDQDKLYQNSASMGLSGIRERVRALNGNLDIQTAEGKGFRVVIEMEL from the coding sequence ATGAAGTTTTCGTTGAAATTGATTTCGGTCGCCTTAGTTGCTATTAGTTTTATTTATACTGTTTTTGTTGTATTTCTATGCTATAACAACATGTTTGTAGGTGCATATTTAGAGTACAATTCTAAAAATCAGCTTGTTGTTGAATATGTTGAGAAAGATTCCTTAGCGGATTATACCGGTTTACAATCTGGAGATATCATTCTTGAAGTAAATAACGAAAAACCATCTACAAATGAACCAAAGAAAAGTATTCTGTCTGACGTTCGCTCATTGTCGATTGAAAGAAACGGAGAAATCATTACTACTGATACTAGAGAAACTATTATAAGCTATGATATCTTATTTACTGTTTTAATTCCGGTTGTATTTTATTTATTATGTATGTTATGTGTTTTTTTGATCTTAAAATCAAATAAAACTAAAAAACAAACATCATCTTTTTTGTTGATTTTATTTTTACTCGTAATTTCAATAGCATATGTTAGTATTGGCGGCGTATCAAGAGGTGATAAATTTAGTAGATATCTAAATTTGTTAACTTTCTTATCCATACCTGCTAGTTATTATCACTTTATACTTCAATATTTCAAAGAAGTTGGAGAAAAATTCTTCAGCAATAAAATGTTGTTGCTTTATATCTTGCCAATCCTAAACATCGTAATAGAAATTTTATATGATCTTTTTGGAATTCTTGAAGAGCCTATAACATATATCAATTTATTTTCGTTTTTTATTGGAATTGCTTTAGTTTACGCAGTTATTATTTATGGTTTAATTAAGTATAAGCATAATGAACAAATATATTTTCTGAAAATGCTTATGTTGGGAAATTTCTTTGGAGTCTTCCCTTTTGTAGTGTTTTTTGTTATTCCAATTTTATTAATTGGTGATTATATTTATTCTGCGGCAGTAGTTGCTCCATGTATATTAATTATACCATTTTCTTTAGTTTATCAATTTATCTCTAATAAAATTTATGATGTAGAGTTTTTGGTAGGAAGATTAAAATACTATGGGTTATTAGCAATTATTCCGACAATAATTCTGATATCGTCTATTAAGTTAATGAAATATCAAACAGGTGATTATTATGATTTAAGATTAGCTGTTTATATTTATCTTCTCATGCTCGGAGTCTTCTATTTAAAAGAAATCTTAGACTACCGCTTCCGTCTGAAGCGGTTCTCGGAGAAGTTCAATTATCAAGACAGCATTTTTAAATTCACACAAACGATTCGCTCCTTCACATCTTTAAACCAGGTTCTGTTGGAATTGAAGCAAACCATTTTAGATGTACTGGTTGTCAGTCAGGCGCATGTACTGAGGGTCAAAAACAATGGATCAATTTCCTTACTCGAAGGAGAAACGGAAGAGTACCCTTGGATTCCGTATGAAAAAGAAGTCGCCAAGGTCATCACCGAAATCGGCAAAATCGTCGAAGTCGACCGCGGGTTTTTGATTAAAATCGGGGAGCGGGGCGGAACGTCGTATGTGATGCTGTGCCTGTCGGTTTTAAACACGCCTAGATTGACCCGTGATGAGATTTCCTGGCTGGAGACGCTGGCCTTTTATACGAGCGTGTCCTTGGAAAACGTGCTGAAGATCGGCGAGCTGATGGAGCATCTGGAAAATGTCAAACAAGAAGGGCCGAATCCGGCTTGGCTGAACAAGCTGATGTTTGCGATCGAGGAAAAGCAAAGGTCTGATTTGGCACGTGATTTGCACGATTCAGTGCTGCAGGACATGATTTCATTGAAGCATCAGGGCGAGATGTTTCTGGCCGATTTTGAAAAAGATAAAGTCTGTACGAATCAAATCCGGCAAAGGCTGATCAATATGAATGAGCAAATGTCCACCGTCATCCAGACGACAAGGGAAACATGCCAGGAGCTGAGGCCGCAGCTCTTGTATGATCTAGGCCTTGTTAAGGCGCTTTCCAAACTGGCGGCACAGCATCGTGAATCTTCGGCGATTGAAAAAATCCGCCTGAATACGGAAAAGTTTACAAAGGTATTGGATCTCGATACACAGCTCAATCTGTACAGGATTGTCCAGGAGCTCTTGAGCAATGCGGTCAAGCATTCAAAAGCTACTGAGGTGTTGATTATGCTTGTCTGCATTAAGGAAAAAGTCGTGCTGCATTATGAGGACAACGGCATCGGCGTCGATCAGGACAAGCTTTATCAAAACAGCGCAAGCATGGGGCTGTCAGGGATTCGCGAGCGCGTCCGTGCATTGAATGGAAACCTGGATATTCAAACGGCAGAAGGGAAAGGATTCAGAGTCGTCATTGAAATGGAATTGTAA